One window of the Streptomyces sp. NBC_00259 genome contains the following:
- a CDS encoding (2Fe-2S)-binding protein, translated as MDGKELESVGGFFVVRTGEPGPEHLPLARLYGGDTAPLTARVDRVAARLHTPERRVAASIAHLGLAARLWSTALGPAALHGEFPDPAAGGLHWDPALTSPDDLRWTRAEALPGTVESIREAVQYGHLVPLAEALRRDVRISPRLLWGNAGSALAGALRELTRWARAQHRPEAAARAADLTAGLLAHPDLAGTVRGPALRRTTCCLYYRCPGGGLCGDCVFDSPPRRRA; from the coding sequence GTGGACGGGAAAGAGCTGGAGTCGGTCGGCGGGTTCTTCGTCGTACGCACCGGGGAGCCCGGCCCTGAGCATCTGCCGCTGGCCCGGCTCTACGGCGGAGACACCGCACCGCTGACCGCCCGGGTCGACCGCGTCGCCGCCCGGCTGCACACGCCCGAGCGCAGGGTCGCCGCCTCCATCGCGCATCTCGGGCTCGCCGCCCGCCTCTGGTCCACCGCGCTCGGCCCCGCGGCGCTCCACGGCGAGTTCCCCGACCCGGCGGCCGGCGGCCTGCACTGGGACCCGGCACTCACCTCGCCCGACGACCTGCGCTGGACCCGGGCCGAGGCCCTCCCCGGCACCGTCGAGAGCATCCGGGAGGCCGTCCAGTACGGCCATCTCGTGCCGCTCGCCGAGGCGCTGCGCCGCGACGTCCGCATCTCGCCCCGGCTGCTGTGGGGCAACGCCGGCTCCGCGCTCGCCGGCGCCCTGCGCGAACTCACCCGCTGGGCCCGGGCGCAGCACCGGCCCGAAGCCGCCGCACGGGCCGCGGACCTCACCGCCGGACTGCTGGCACACCCGGACCTGGCCGGCACCGTCCGTGGCCCGGCCCTGCGCCGGACCACCTGCTGCCTCTACTACCGCTGCCCCGGCGGGGGGCTGTGCGGCGACTGC